The following are encoded together in the Lactuca sativa cultivar Salinas chromosome 1, Lsat_Salinas_v11, whole genome shotgun sequence genome:
- the LOC111917415 gene encoding ACT domain-containing protein ACR2 has product MTRAFSPYFDPEFDSLSERINGPPCRVTFDNESLEDRTIVKIDCVKKQGQLLDVVQVLTEVNLTISKGYISSDAGWFMDVFHVKDENGKKVTDQNIINYIQQAIGSNRAAASNITSQTRKLLDTDLHGEPTAIEMTATDRPGLFSEISAALADLQCNIVEAHAWSHNARLACVAYINDQSSDTRIDGNRLAAIEHHLNTILHASITPENTCPQSSSSQHKDVKSTGLIVAGGSEGTMTTVERRLHQLLLSVQDFDVPPTRPECPPGISLGMDSGGDQEAEKASVMIENCAEKGYSIVTVQCKDRRRLMFDTVCTLADMQYVIPHASVDSHGGYAFQEYFVRKIDGGALSTENEKQHAMKCLEAAVERRVCEGIRLELCANNRVGLLSDITRVLRENGLVVLRADLATKMDKCVDITFYVRDIFGNKVDMEFVKSMKREMGLIDLAVKNEKVVKPNSAPAAKPRFSIGDIFKSQIERLSHSLVTYM; this is encoded by the exons ATGACAAGAGCATTTTCACCCTACTTTGATCCCGAATTTGATTCTCTTTCAGAAAGGATAAACGGCCCACC TTGCAGAGTGACCTTTGACAATGAAAGCTTAGAGGATCGTACCATCGTGAAG ATTGATTGTGTAAAGAAGCAAGGGCAACTCCTGGATGTGGTGCAGGTTTTAACTGAAGTCAACTTAACTATCTCAAAAGGCTATATATCTTCTGATGCCGGGTGGTTCATGGATG TTTTTCATGTTAAAGATGAGAATGGCAAGAAAGTTACTGATCAAAATATCATCAACTACATCCAGCAG GCTATAGGATCGAATCGGGCAGCTGCATCAAATATCACAAGTCAAACAAGAAAACTTCTTGACACCGATCTACATGGAGAACCAACAGCTATTGAAATGACAGCTACGGATCGACCCGGTTTATTTTCCGAGATATCAGCAGCCTTAGCTGATCTCCAATGCAACATTGTTGAAGCCCATGCATGGAGCCATAATGCTCGTTTGGCTTGTGTAGCGTACATCAATGATCAATCATCAGATACTCGTATTGATGGAAACCGCCTTGCAGCCATTGaacatcacctgaacaccatcctGCATGCCTCTATCACACCAGAAAACACTTGCCCACAGTCCTCCTCATCACAACACAAAGATGTCAAATCCACTGGCCTTATCGTTGCAGGTGGTAGTGAAGGCACCATGACCACTGTTGAAAGGCGGTTGCATCAACTCTTGCTTTCAGTTCAAGACTTTGATGTGCCGCCTACACGGCCGGAATGTCCTCCTGGGATCTCACTTGGAATGGATTCTGGTGGTGATCAAGAGGCTGAAAAGGCTAGTGTCATGATAGAGAATTGTGCTGAGAAGGGGTATTCGATAGTTACAGTGCAATGCAAGGATAGAAGAAGACTTATGTTTGATACGGTTTGCACACTTGCAGATATGCAATATGTCATCCCTCATGCTTCTGTGGATTCTCATGGAGGCTATGCCTTTCAG GAGTACTTTGTGAGAAAGATCGATGGAGGTGCATTGAGCACTGAGAATGAGAAGCAGCATGCTATGAAATGCCTAGAGGCCGCAGTGGAGCGTCGCGTATGTGAG GGAATCCGGCTAGAATTATGTGCAAATAACAGGGTAGGGCTGCTTTCAGACATAACAAGGGTTCTTCGGGAGAATGGGCTAGTTGTATTGAGAGCAGATTTAGCAACGAAAATGGACAAATGTGTGGATATTACGTTCTATGTGAGGGACATATTCGGCAACAAGGTGGACATGGAGTTTGTGAAATCCATGAAGAGAGAGATGGGTTTAATAGATCTAGCAGTGAAGAATGAGAAAGTTGTGAAGCCAAACTCAGCACCTGCTGCGAAGCCCAGGTTTTCCATTGGAGATATCTTTAAGTCTCAGATTGAAAGGCTTTCACACAGTCTTGTGACTTACATGTAA